The sequence CACAGATTAAATTAATACGGCTATTAAGTTTCTGCTTAGTATTAGCTCCAGGGCCAGTGCATTGACGGAATTCTTCTGTTTGTACAGTATCTATTACTGCTTGCCTTACTGCTGTAGGGCTGGCATTTTTTGCATAAGACAGTGATCTGAAAATACCAGTGGAAACGGCTTCGAAATACGCAGGGGCTAAGCCTCCAACTGCAGATTGTCCGCGGTATTTCACGAATGCCCCTGCCCCCAACACACTTTCCAGGAAGTCAAAGAGTTCTTTAAATGCTTGACTTTCCCATTGCACGTCAAATGGGATTGTTTTCAGCAAAACGCCTTCCATAAATGCATCAAGCCAGTCACGAACACTTCCTCTAAAAAGATCCTGAGAGTTCTTGCAAGCAAAAAACCTTAACACAAGTTCTTCATCGCCTTTTTGTTCATGTTCCTGTTGGGCGAGGGTCTCAGTGCAAGTCTTAAAACTATCCATTGATGCTAACTCTTGAATGAGCGCATAGAACTGTGTGCCGTCTTCACCAAGCATTCGTGCAGAGCAATTACGAATTTCTTGGGGAGATAGAATAGCGCCACCTGTATTTAGTCGTTTAAACATTTCATATCGCAGGAACGACTTACTTTGTCGTTTTATTACGATTGTTCTTACTGATGCACGCTTTACTCGCAATCTCAAGCTTAATGGAAGTGATGCAAATGAATTGCCATTTAGATCTGGTATCAAATCGCATCCTTGTAGTTCTAGTGGATCAAGCAAAATTAGGTTAGAGTTTATGAATTGAATAACAGAACTAATTCTCTGAAGGCCGTCGATTAATTCGAGCACGCCATTTGTATTTTCGATTACAAATATTTGGGGAACAGGTAATTCAAGTAGAATCGATTCGATTAATCGTGAACGCTGATCGTCGGACCATCTGAATAGACGTTGATATTCAGGTTGTATTATCAATTCACTATTTGAATGCAAATTGACAATTTCACCAAAACTTAGATCAAGAGCTTCACTTCGGACTTCACCGACCCGAGCATCGATTTGTTCTTCAAGGTCTGGCATGGGCACCAACATTTCTTCAATTCAAAAAGATGAAAAGCTGTTCTCGCAGAATACATTCGTTAGCTTTGACAAGGGTAGCCTTGCAGGGGCCAAACTTATTCAAAAATATTATACCCATTCCTGTCC comes from Bremerella cremea and encodes:
- a CDS encoding DUF262 domain-containing protein — encoded protein: MPDLEEQIDARVGEVRSEALDLSFGEIVNLHSNSELIIQPEYQRLFRWSDDQRSRLIESILLELPVPQIFVIENTNGVLELIDGLQRISSVIQFINSNLILLDPLELQGCDLIPDLNGNSFASLPLSLRLRVKRASVRTIVIKRQSKSFLRYEMFKRLNTGGAILSPQEIRNCSARMLGEDGTQFYALIQELASMDSFKTCTETLAQQEHEQKGDEELVLRFFACKNSQDLFRGSVRDWLDAFMEGVLLKTIPFDVQWESQAFKELFDFLESVLGAGAFVKYRGQSAVGGLAPAYFEAVSTGIFRSLSYAKNASPTAVRQAVIDTVQTEEFRQCTGPGANTKQKLNSRINLICDAIKAL